TCTGCTGCCATCAATTTCGTGTAACTCCAAAGTGTTTGGCATAACGAACAGCGTTTTATCCATTGTCCTGCATACTCTCTTTCCCCTGGTCAATCTTCCAGTTTCGAACAGATAACCGATTTCCCGTTCAACCAGTAAAAGTCTCCATATTTGCTGCGTACTCCCTGCCCCCTGTCTTCCGCCCACCACCCTCTACCCTTTACCCTTTACCCTTTACCCTTTACCCTCAGTCCCCAGTCCTCTGCCTGCTGCATACTCTCTTTTTCCTGATGAATCTTCCCGTTTCAAACACCACAAATTATAATCCCCCCTCCGCGTTCTTTGCGCCTCAAACGAAGCGGGCGGTGAAACTGCTTTTTTTGCGTCTTCGCGCCTTTGCGTGAGATATTTTTTCAATTTCGCCGTAGAATTTTTTGCATCCTCCAATATAATAAGGTAAGATTTTTTATCAGTTCCCAATTATCGGATTATTTAAAGGTTTATTGCCCATGCCCCCAATCCTGGAAGTCAGAAATATTGTCAAAACCTATGGCAGTGTTACCGCGGTGGACGGGGTGAGTTTTGCCATTGAGCAGGGCACCTGTTTCGGGCTTCTGGGGCCCAACGGGGCCGGGAAGACCACCACCATCGAGGTGATCGAAGATATCACCCCGCCAACCTCCGGCGAAATCCTCTACAAAGGCATGCCGCGGAGCGCATCGTTTCGGGAGGAAGTCGGCATCCAGTTTCAGCATACCGCGCTTCTGAACTTTCTGACCGTGCGCGAAACCCTGGAAACCTTTCACCGCCTGTTTCATCACACGCATGATCTGGAAGAACTGATTGATCTGTGCCACCTGAGAGATATCCAGAAACAGGACAACGACAAAATATCCGGCGGACAGCGGCAGCGGCTCATGATGGCGCTGGCGCTGGTCAACAAACCCGAACTCATGTTCCTGGATGAGCCTTCCACCGGGCTTGACCCGCAGGCCCGCCAGAACCTGTGGGAAATCATTCAAAATATCAAGGCCGGCGGCAAGACCATCATCCTGACGACTCACTACATGGAGGAGGCCCAGGTCCTGTGTGATGATGTCGCCATCATGGATCACGGGAAAATCATTGCCCGGGGGACCCCGGAAGCGCTGATCAGAACCTACTGCGGCGGCGCCACCCTGATTATTCCCAAGCAGAACATTACTGTTCCGATGAGCTGTGAATCCTTCAACTACCGGGAGCTTCGAAATACCATTGAAATCCAGACCAGTGATATCAACGCCTGCATCCGGGAAATCCTGAGCCTGGGGATCGATCTGAAGGGCATGATCATCCGAACGCCCAATCTGGAAAATGTGTTTTTGAACCTTACCGGGCGGAAGATCAGGGAGTAAAAAAATAGGACTGAGTGCTGAGTGCTGAGGACTGAGTAAGGGATCAGTAGCGAGTAGGCAGAGGGTTAAGGGCAGTAGGGAGTAGGATGTAAGCAGTAGGCAAAAGACAGAGGTCAGAGGTCGGAGGACAGAAATCGGAAGACAGGGGGTCAGAGGGCAGCTGGGTTTATAAATGGGTTCACGACGCTCTTGACTCTCGACAGTTGTTGACTCTCGCCTTACGACCGTTTTCGACTCACGACTCACGACTATTTTTTCGACTCTCGACTGGATACTTATGAACTTTAAGCGTATGTGGGTGATATTTCAGGCGCGGAACCGGGAATTTTTCCGGGATCGGTCTGCATTCGGCTGGAATCTGCTGTTTCCGTTTCTGATCGTGGTGGGCTTTGGCATCATTTTCGGCGGAAAGGATGGCAGTGAATTCAAAGTCGGCATTTTCCCCTGGAATCCGGCGGCTGTTTCCATCGGGCAGGTGGACATCCCGCCGGCGTTCAAACAGACGCGCTATATCAAGTTCATCGGATTTGCCGCCCTGAACGAAGGGCTTGAAAAACTCCGGCATCATAAAATTGATTTTCTCATCAAAGCCGGCGACTGCCCCTGGCAGTACTGGATCAACGACACCTCCCCGAACGGCTACATTGCGGAAAAGATGTTTACCGCCGCCCTGGCGCCGGACGCAATCGCCGCCATGGCCGAAAAAAAACAGATTCAGGGCGCGGCGATCCGCTACATCGACTGGCTGTTTCCGGGCATTTTAGCCATGAACATGATGTTCAGCGCACTCTGGGGCGTAGGCTATGTGGTGGTGCGTTACCGGAAAACCGGGGTGCTAAAGCGCCTCAAGGCTACCCCCCTGACCGCCCTTGAGTACCTGACCGCCCAGATGCTGTCACGCATTTTCGTGCTGATGGTAACACTGATCATCGTCTGGATCGGCTGCGATGCGATCTTCTCCTTTCACGTGGAAGGCTCGTACCTGAATCTGCTGATCCTGTTCTTTCTGGGTGGCCTGAGCCTTACGTCCGTTGGGCTGCTGCTGGCATCCCGGGGAACGAGCGAGGAATTTACCAGCGGCATTCTTAATTTTATCACCTGGCCCATGATGTTTCTTTCTGAAGTGTGGTTTTCCATGGAGGGCGCCCCGGAGTGGATCAAAGCCTTCTCGCAGGCATTTCCCCTGACCCACATGCTCCGGGCGATCCGGAAAATCATGAACGACGGCGCCGGTCTCATGGATGTCGGTGTTGAGATGAGCGCGCTGCTGGTGATCACCGCGATCTGCCTGGCTGCGGGAGCGGCCCTGTTTTCGTGGAATAAATAAAAACCTTCTCCGTAAACGACTTCTCCATCCCCGGTGAGCTGATCGAGCCTTCAGGGGGCCCGATGCAGTTTTATCCGATCAACATGCCGGCTGCGATCAGCACCGGCGTCAGGATATTGATGGCAACATTCATGCCCAGATAAGGCAGCAGGCTTTCGGGATTTTCGGCATGTTGCCAGACCCCCTTTATTACCGGTAAGGCAAAGCCTAAGGTCAGAAATGCGATAAGGCTGGCCGGCGGCATCTGGTGCGTGTATACCCCAAGGCCGATCACCACGTACGCCAAAACCAGCATAACGATATAGATAAAGGCGCTTTTGCGCTTTCCCGTGGTAACCAGCAGATGTTTTCTGCCGACGCTCCTGTCCGCCTCCAGGTCCGGAAACTGGTTGAGCAGCAGCAGATCATTGACCAGAAAAAATGGAACCAGAGACGCGACAAAGGCTGTAAAGGAGTATTGGCCGGTCAGAACAAAATCCGTGCCCACCACCATCAGGGGTCCGAAGCCGAGGCCGGGGATGATCAGGCACAACAGCGGATGGCGGGTCACCCAATTGGTATAGGTAAAAACGACCACCAGACCTGTAATGCCCAGCGGTAGCAGAGCAATTCCCCTGACTGCCACAAAGTAAAATCCGATCAATGCGGTAATTGCGAGGCTCGTCCATGCGGTAATAAAGGCCATTCCCGCCATGTCAGGCCGCTGGGGCAAAGCGCCGCTTCCCCCGCTGAAAGGGGTTCTTTGGGTGACAAGGTCCAGACCGCTCTTGAAATCATAATATTCGTTGAAGGCATTGACGCTGATATGAGCACATGTCGCCCCGACCAATACCAGAAGAAAATAACCGGGGCTGACAGACTGGGATGACCTCCAGACAGCAGTTCCCAGGCCCAGGAGTACGCAGGCAGGGGTCAGAACGAGAAAAGAAGGTTTCATTGGCCCGAAAAAGGCTTTCAGATTGTTCATGGCTTCCTCTTACAAATGATTTTTCATATCGTGACAGAGGCTTAATTCCCGGGAACGTCCAGCATGCGATTTGTTATGGCAGAGGTTTTCAAGGAAATCAACCCGGAAGAAAAAGTCATGCAGATAAAACACTCCCCGGATCGCGCAATGTCGTACGCCGGGAACGGGCGGGACTCCGAAGCGACACGTACGGAAATATGGCCGAAGTGATATCGAGCCCGAAGCGTAAATTAACCAGGGAGTAAAATTCAGGGTGAAGGATGCTCCGCAACCCGGATCATTTCCGAAAGCAACGCTGTTGATCAGACCTGAAAATATTGTTTCTTGTTTCGGCGGGGATTATGGTATTAAACATGATGCCACTGCCCGATGGTTCAGGGGGAGCATATGACGGGGGCGTAAAAAGCCACACCGTAATGAAATTTATCCTAAAAAAGTCGCAACGCCCGAAACGCTTTATTTTTTGCGTCGCATGTTTGCGTGAGACATTATTAATCTCGAACTAACCGGATCCGAAAAACCATGAACACGCCCATGAAAACATATTGGAAAAAAAGGCTTGAACAATGCAGAAAATCTCTGGAAGGCAACAATTTCGGAGCCTGCATTGCCGATAACCGCACCGATGCAAAAAGGATTGTCATTGAAGATATTCTGCCGGAGATCAAGGCAAAAAGCGCTGCATGGGGCGATTCCATGACGCTTCGTGCCACAGCCGTTTTAGATGAAATCAGGTGCAATACGGATATGGATCTGATAGAAACGTTTGATCCGAATATCTCCCGTGAAGAAAGCATCGAACGCCGCAGAAAGGCCCTGCTGGTCGATTTTTTTCTGACGGGTTCCAATGCGGTTACCGAAACCGGCCAGCTGGTGAATCTGGATATGATCGGCAACCGGGTGGGGGGAATCACATTCGGCCCGAAGCATGGGGTCATTTTTGTCGGCCGGAACAAGATCGTTTCCGATATTGAGACCGCCAAGAGGCGGATAAAAGCTTACGCCGCGCCTGTCAATGCGATCCAGCATCCCGGATTTAAAACGCCGTGCATGAAAACGGCCTTCTGCACGGATTGCAAAAGTCCGGATCGTATCTGCAACACATGGGCCATTACCGAAAAGTCATTCCCCGCCGGACGGATCACCGTAGTGCTGATCAATGAAGGCCTGGGATTATGAAAATCCGGTCCAGGAGTTTTCAAGTGCCAGAGAGATCAGTCCCGTCTTCCATGCTCGCCGGTTATTTTTTTGCGATCGCTGCAACCGCCCTCTGGTCGGGAAATTTTATTGTCGCCCGGGGCCTGAATGAAAGTATCCCTCCCATCAGTCTTGCTTTCTGGAGATGGGTGGTCGCTGTCGTTGTCTTTTTGCCGTTTGCCGCAAAACGCCTGATCGATGAATGGTGCACGATCCGAGAGCATTTGCGGTATCTGTCCGTCACCGCTTTTGTCGGCATTACACTTTTCAATATGTTCATCTTTTATGCCGCTCACACGACGACAGCGATGAATCTTTCCTTGATTGCGATCTCTTCTCCGATTTTTATCGTCATTTTTTCCAGAATATTATTTCAGGAATTGATCACCTTTAAAAAAGGCGCCGGTATCATCCTTGTGCTCGCCGGCGTTCTGCTGCTGATCAGCAAAGGGACTCTTTCCATCCTGCTGGATATTTCCTTCGCGATTGGCGATATCTGGATGCTCGCCGCATCGATTTTATTTGCCGTTTACAGCATTTTAGTAAAACAAAAGCCGAAACAGCTGAGTATTTCAGCGTTTCAGCTCGCTACATTTATTCTGGGGCTTATTTTTCTCTTCCCGTTTTTTATCTGGGAGCATGCAACGACGCCGTCTGTCGTTTTCGACACAGCAATCGTTGCCTCCATTCTTTACGTCGGAATTTTTGCATCCCTTTCCGCTTTTGTTTTATGGCATAGATCCATCTGCATCATCGGCCCCTCAAAAGCGGGGATGATTTATTACACACTGCCTGTCTTCAGCGGCATTTCAGCCTATTTCTTTTTGAATGAAGCAATCAGCATGATCCATTTTTACAGTGTGCTATTGATCGTTTCAGGCATCGTTATCACAAATCATGAAGCAAAGAAGGTCTCAGTGGGGGTTCATCCATAAATCCGGTTTTCAAAAAATGTATATTAGGGAAAGTCTGATTTTTTTATGCCGAAATTATGATCGAGCCCGTTTCCTCAAACGGCATTCCGAAAGTATCGGTTTCCATCCTGATTTGAAAATAATTTTCCGAGCATGAGTCTCCTTCTTGCTTGTTAAACTGAGCGTCATGGGATAAGATTATTTTTGCATGAAAATAGAGACATTGATTTTTTGATTAATCAATTTACTATAGTCACAAATCAATGGCTGCCCCCGGTCCTGTCGATTTGGTTGAGCCTTTTTTTTCGGCTTCAAGAAAGCAGGATATCTTATCCTGCAGAGAGGCCTGACATCTTTTACCGAACGGAATCTGAACCTGACGCACATGAAAAAGGCAGACATCGCTGTATGGACGGATTCCGGCCAATATAACTTAACAACGTACTCGTTATGAATGACGATTCTGAAACAAAGCAGGACCTGATCAATTCCGTCCCGGTCCCGATTTTTTATAAGGACGCACGGGGCGTTTATACCGGATGTAACCCCGCATTTGAGCGTTTTACCGGCCTTGGGAAAAATGACATTATCGGTCGGACCGTATATGACATAGCACCGAAACATCTGGCCGACATTTATCAGCAAAAGGATCGGGAATTTGTCCATCAGTATCGGTACCGTTTTGTATGATCCGAAAACCCCCTGCAGCCTGGATCAACTGATGGCAAAAGCCGATCGGCGCATGTACCGACAGAAAAATGACAAACGGAAATAATTTCTCATGATGCTCCCGCCGCACCGGGAGAATAGTGGGAACGGGTAAATGACGGCAGGCAATAAAACCCATTGCCCTCGTTTCAATCGAGGTGCCAACAACAACTATGAGGTGAGAGATGACTGAAGAGATCAGACAGTATAATGTTCCGGATGAAAACGGTTTTTTTGGAAAGTATGGCGGAAAATTTCTGCCGCCCCAGCTCGAAAAACCCTTCGCCGAGATTACGGAGGCCTACCACAATATTGAAAACGACGCCACCTTCATTGCCGAACTGCGTTATATCCGCAAGCATTTTCAGGGCCGGCCGACGCCGGTTTGTCACGCGCGGACCCTGTCTCTGAAGAACGGCGGGGCGCAGATCTATTTGAAGCGGGAGGATCTGAATCATACGGGCGCCCATAAACTCAATCATTGCATGGGTGAAGTTCTGCTTGCCAAATACATGGGTAAAAAACGGGTGATAGCCGAAACCGGTGCGGGTCAGCACGGCGTAGCCCTGGCCACGGCGGCTGCCTATTTCGGGCTGGAATGCGAAATACACATGGGCGAAGTCGACATTGCCAAGCAGGCGCCGAATGTCAGCCGCATGAAGTTGCTGGGGGCCAAAGTGGTGCCGGTGACCCACGGTCTCAGGACCCTGAAAGAGGCGGTCGACTCCGCGTTTGAAGCCTATCTTGCAGACTACGAGAACTCGATTTACTGCATTGGCTCGGTGGTGGGACCGCACCCGTTTCCGCTCATGGTGCGTGATTTTCAGCACATCGTGGGAATCGAGGCCCGTGAACAGTTTCACGCGATGACCGGGTATCTTCCCGATGCGGTGTGCGCCTGTATCGGTGGCGGCTCCAATGCCATCGGCATTTTTTCTTCATTTTTAAATGATCCCTGCGAGCTGTTTGGTGTAGAACCCCTGGGACGGGGCGAAGGCGTTGGAGAAAATGCGGCAACGATGAGCTATGGGCGCGAAGGCATTATTCATGGATTCAAATGCTACCTGCTGCAGAACGAAGACGGTTCTCCTGCACCGGTTTACTCGTGCGCCAGCGGCCTGGATTACCCGGGAGTAGGCCCTGAACACTGTTACCTGAAAGATGCCGGCCGGGTGAAGTATGTAACCTGCTCGGATGATGAATGCAAAGATGTCTTTTTCAAGCTTTGCCGTCTGGAGGGCATCATCCCCGCGATTGAGAGTGCGCATGCGGTTGCATTTGCGTTAAAAAAGGCACGCGAGATGAAGAGAGGCACGATTCTTGTCAACCTGAGCGGCCGCGGGGACAAGGATGTGGACTACGTTATCGAGAACTGGGGCACTGGCGATCCGGCTGAGGGCTGATGGCACTGTCGTTTTCCCCTGCGACACGCGATTCCATACCGGAAGCTGATTTTTTTTCAACGGTTCGGTTTTAACCTTTTCCAGGGCCCAGGCGTTGAAGCCGTCAAAAACCGTTTTGGCCGGCCGGCCGATGATGGCTTCCGGGCGGGCCCGGATCATTTTCAACCCCGTGCTGTTGCACGTCACGATCTTTCCGTATCGCCCCATTCCATCTTCCGGCAACGGGATCTGGGTCTCTACTCAAGCTCAACCGCCCAGGTGTCAAGCGGCGGGGCATCTTTTTGGATCATGCCCTGGTCTTTTAAAAAGCGGGCAAACCGGGTATAGCGGTGTCTGTCCAGCGCACCGGGTCGAAGTGCAAACCGGGGCAGGGTATCGGCCCAGGCGCGCCGGTTGAGTTCGTCATTGAGGCTTTCTCTGCCCCGGATAAACAGGTCCCAGCTCTCGTCGGGATGGTTGATCAGAAACTGAACGCCCTGCTCCAGGGCATCTACAAATTTTCGGAATTTTTTCTCCTTTGCTTTGTCGGTATTGGCGACGAGAATCAATTCATCGTAAGCGGGAATTCCGTACTCTTCCACATAAAACGCTCTTCCCGGTTTTTTTTCGATGTCCATCTGATTGAGTTCAAAGTTTCGGAAGGCGCCGACCACCGCATCGGTTTTTTTTGAAATCAGCGAGGGCGACAGGGAAAAATTCACGTTGACCAGATTGACATCGGTCAGCTGCAGGCCTTCTTTTTCCAGCATGACCTTGAGCAGCACCGTTTCAAATCCGCCCACCGAGTAGCCGACGGTTTTGCCTTTAAGATCGGCAATCGTTTTGATATCACTTTTTTCCAATACCACCAGGGCGTTTAACGGCGTGGCGATCAGGGTGGCAATTCTTGTCAGGGGAAGTCCCTGGTCTACCTGCATCTGGTGCTGGTGCTGATACGATACCGCAATGTCTGCCTTGCCTGCGGCAACCAGCTTGGGGGGATCATTGGGGTTGGAGGGCGCGATGATCTCCACATTCAGCCCCTGGTTTTCGAAATATCCCTTCTCAAGGGCGACAAACAGGGGTGCATGATCCGGGTTTACAAACCAGTCCAGCAGAACGGTCATTTTTTCACCGGCCATTGCGGACGGAAAGAAACCAAAGATTACCATAAGGGCCGTGAGGACCACGGTTTTAAACAGGTGTTTCATGGGTCAATTCCTTTTTGGTTTCCCAGAAAATCAGTTTGTCCAGGAAACGGTCAATTGAAAAATAAAGGGCCAGCGATATCACGGACAGCAGCGTTAATGCGGCAAACATGATATCAATCTGCATGCGGGCGTTGGCATGGAGCATGTAAAATCCCAGTCCTGAGCTGGACCCGACCCACTCGCCTATCACCGCGCCGATCGGGGCCACGGCCGTTGCCACCCGAAGACCCGAGGCAAACGCAGGCAATGCCGATGGAATAACGATGTGGCGCAGGGTGGCCAGCGGGGTGGCATCCATAATCCGCGCAAGTTCCAGCAGATCCGCTTCGGTCCTCTGCATGCCGTCGTAAAATGAAGCGGTCACCGGGAAAAAAATAATCAGCACCGCCATGGCGATTTTCGATGCCATGCCGTATCCGATCCACAATACCAGAACCGGGGCCAGCGCAAACACCGGTATGGCCTGGCTGATCACGATCACCGGCAGCATCCAGCGTTTCAGGTGCGGGGAGACGATCATGGTCAGCGCAAAGCCAGTGCCGAGGAAAGTGCCGATAAACAGCCCGGCAACCATTTCCGTCAGCGTTGTTTTTAAATGGAATAAAAGGGTCGGAAAGTTGCCGAAAATCGCTTTAACAACGGGCACGGGACCCGGAAGAATGTAGTGGGGAACCCCGGTGACGGCAACCAGCAGCTGCCATGCCAGAACCAGGCTCAAAATCAGTATGGCAGGGCGCGTGATTCTCACGACACTTCTCCCATCAACCGTTTGAGCAATCCGGCATAGAGCCCGGCGGTTTGCGGATCACCCGCATCACGGGGCGGATTGCCCGGCAGATGGAGCACGCTGCCCATCTGGACAGGGGTTCCCGACATTACATGGATCCGGTCGCCCATCCGGAGCGCTTCCATGGGATCGTGGGTCACCAGAAGAACGGTGGCGCCCTTGATCATGCCTGCGGCCAGGTTCTGGAGCCGGATCCGGGTGAGCGCATCGAGCGCCGAAAACGGCTCATCCATCAGCAGGACCTGGCGATCTTCCATCAGGGTTCTTAACAGCGCAACCCTCTGGCGCATGCCGCCTGACAGGGCCGAGGGGTACGCCTGCTCATACCCGCCAAGGCCGGCTTCGATGAGAAGTGCGGCCGCTTTTTTTCTCAAGGCCTCCGATACGTTTTTTTTAAAACCGGGTGCTCTTAAGGTCGCTCCCAGCAATACATTGTCGATGATGCGCATCCAGGGCATCAGAAGGTCATTCTGGGCCATCCACGCCGCCTTGTGATCCTGCCGCTTTCCCCCGGAAAATCGGATCCGGCCTGTGTATGTCAGTGAGGGATTGCCTGAGATCAGCTTCAGCAGGGTCGATTTGCCGCACCCGCTGGGCCCGAGAATACAGGTGCAAAGCCCTGCCTCCACCTCGAAATTCAGGTTTTTGAAGAGGGCGCTGCCGTTAAACGAGAGGCAAATATTTTCAAAGGAGATGGACGGTGCCGCTGCCGCATTCCCACAGGCTTCTTTTCTCTCTGAATTGCCCTCCATGAATCCCTGCCTTCTGGTCTGATTTTCGATTTAATTCGCCGGGAAAATCGTTTCAGCTGAATTTGTAAAAATGATGCACAGGCCCGTGGCCGTGGCCGATGGTATATGCGGCGCCGGCGGAGATGGCCTCTGTGATGTACGTTTTTGCCAGCCATACGGCCTGCTCGATATCGTTTCCTTTTGCGATAAAGGATGCGATGGCCGAAGACAGGGTGCAGCCGGTGCCGTGATTGTTACGGGTCGTTACTCTTTTCCCCTTGAGCAGGATGATCCGCTTGTCTTCGCCCAGATAGAGAAGATCGTCGCTGGTGCCGTCTTCAAGATGCCCGCCCTTGATCAGGATGTTTCTGCTGCCAAATTTTGCAAGGTCCTTTGCGGCCTGCTCAAGTTCATTCAGCTCCCGGATCTTTCGTCCCAGGAGCACGGATGCTTCGGGAAGATTGGGGGTGACGATGTCCGCCATGGGTAGAAGATACTTTTTGATGGCATCGATGGCATCATCCCGGAGAAGTTTATCCCCGCTTTGCGCAACCATGACAGGATCGAGTACGATATTGGCGACATTGAATTTTTTCAGCTGAGCGGCAACCGTTTCGATCAATTCCGGAGAGTAGAGCATGCCGATTTTGACGGCATCGGTTCCGATATCGGTCAGGACCGCCTCCATCTGTTGTTTGACAAAATCCACGGGAACCGGGTGGATGCCTGTTACTCCCATTGTATTTTGTGCGGTCAGTGCCGTGATGACACTCATGCCGTAGCAGCCATTGGCGGACATGGTTTTAAGATCGGCCTGAATACCGGCCCCGCCACCGCTGTCAGAGCCGGCAATGGTCAATACCCTGATGTATTTTTTTTGGGTCATGTTATCAGTCATAACAAAAATTCCTTTGCAAAAATTTACCCGGCATGAGCGGGCTTTTGTTTGGGCGCTGATTACCCGATGGCCCGGATTAATCCCTGCTGATCCGGCAGCCGTTTTTTAATTCCTCCGGGCTGATGGTGTACAGCGCGTCCAGCAGGGCAATCATAAAACTGCCCGGCGCCGATGCGCTCCGGCCTGCCTTTTCTCCGGCAAGCCCGAAAAATGAAAGCGCTGTGGCAGTCGCTGAAACCGGGTCATCATCGACTGAGGAAAACGCTCCGATGACCGCGGTGGCAGCGCATCCGGTACCGGTAACCCTCGCCATCATCGGGTGGCCGTTGGAAACCTTCAAAATCCTTTTTCCATCGGTAATCAGATCCACAGGGCCGGTAATGGCAAGGGTTGTCTCAAGCTCCGTTGCCAGAGCCGTTGCGGTTTCAAAGGCATCTTCAACCGTATGCATGGAATCAACCCCTTTTGTTCTCGAAGTTTCATGGCGGAGTGACAGAATTTCAGATGCGTTTCCCCGGATAACCGTCACATTCGTTTCGGAAATGATTTTTTTTGCGGCGTTTGTCCGAAGCGTTGTGGCGCCTGATCCGACAGGATCAAGAATCACGGGGGTCCCCATGGATGTCGCCTTTTTCCCGGCTTTGATCATGGCGCCCACCCACGAATCGGTAAGGGTCCCGATGTTCAGAACCAGAGCGCCTGCAAACGAGACCATTTCTTCAACTTCGTTCTCCGCATGGGCCATGACCGGAGATGCGCCCATGGCCAGCAGAACATTTGCGGTGTAGTTCATGACCACAAAATTGGTGATATTGTGAATCAGGGG
This DNA window, taken from Desulfobacterales bacterium, encodes the following:
- a CDS encoding ABC transporter permease, which encodes MRITRPAILILSLVLAWQLLVAVTGVPHYILPGPVPVVKAIFGNFPTLLFHLKTTLTEMVAGLFIGTFLGTGFALTMIVSPHLKRWMLPVIVISQAIPVFALAPVLVLWIGYGMASKIAMAVLIIFFPVTASFYDGMQRTEADLLELARIMDATPLATLRHIVIPSALPAFASGLRVATAVAPIGAVIGEWVGSSSGLGFYMLHANARMQIDIMFAALTLLSVISLALYFSIDRFLDKLIFWETKKELTHETPV
- a CDS encoding ABC transporter ATP-binding protein, which encodes MEGNSERKEACGNAAAAPSISFENICLSFNGSALFKNLNFEVEAGLCTCILGPSGCGKSTLLKLISGNPSLTYTGRIRFSGGKRQDHKAAWMAQNDLLMPWMRIIDNVLLGATLRAPGFKKNVSEALRKKAAALLIEAGLGGYEQAYPSALSGGMRQRVALLRTLMEDRQVLLMDEPFSALDALTRIRLQNLAAGMIKGATVLLVTHDPMEALRMGDRIHVMSGTPVQMGSVLHLPGNPPRDAGDPQTAGLYAGLLKRLMGEVS
- a CDS encoding ABC transporter ATP-binding protein — protein: MPPILEVRNIVKTYGSVTAVDGVSFAIEQGTCFGLLGPNGAGKTTTIEVIEDITPPTSGEILYKGMPRSASFREEVGIQFQHTALLNFLTVRETLETFHRLFHHTHDLEELIDLCHLRDIQKQDNDKISGGQRQRLMMALALVNKPELMFLDEPSTGLDPQARQNLWEIIQNIKAGGKTIILTTHYMEEAQVLCDDVAIMDHGKIIARGTPEALIRTYCGGATLIIPKQNITVPMSCESFNYRELRNTIEIQTSDINACIREILSLGIDLKGMIIRTPNLENVFLNLTGRKIRE
- a CDS encoding ABC transporter substrate-binding protein, whose amino-acid sequence is MKHLFKTVVLTALMVIFGFFPSAMAGEKMTVLLDWFVNPDHAPLFVALEKGYFENQGLNVEIIAPSNPNDPPKLVAAGKADIAVSYQHQHQMQVDQGLPLTRIATLIATPLNALVVLEKSDIKTIADLKGKTVGYSVGGFETVLLKVMLEKEGLQLTDVNLVNVNFSLSPSLISKKTDAVVGAFRNFELNQMDIEKKPGRAFYVEEYGIPAYDELILVANTDKAKEKKFRKFVDALEQGVQFLINHPDESWDLFIRGRESLNDELNRRAWADTLPRFALRPGALDRHRYTRFARFLKDQGMIQKDAPPLDTWAVELE
- a CDS encoding PAS domain-containing protein, whose translation is MNDDSETKQDLINSVPVPIFYKDARGVYTGCNPAFERFTGLGKNDIIGRTVYDIAPKHLADIYQQKDREFVHQYRYRFV
- a CDS encoding prenyltransferase, encoding MNNLKAFFGPMKPSFLVLTPACVLLGLGTAVWRSSQSVSPGYFLLVLVGATCAHISVNAFNEYYDFKSGLDLVTQRTPFSGGSGALPQRPDMAGMAFITAWTSLAITALIGFYFVAVRGIALLPLGITGLVVVFTYTNWVTRHPLLCLIIPGLGFGPLMVVGTDFVLTGQYSFTAFVASLVPFFLVNDLLLLNQFPDLEADRSVGRKHLLVTTGKRKSAFIYIVMLVLAYVVIGLGVYTHQMPPASLIAFLTLGFALPVIKGVWQHAENPESLLPYLGMNVAINILTPVLIAAGMLIG
- a CDS encoding DMT family transporter, encoding MPERSVPSSMLAGYFFAIAATALWSGNFIVARGLNESIPPISLAFWRWVVAVVVFLPFAAKRLIDEWCTIREHLRYLSVTAFVGITLFNMFIFYAAHTTTAMNLSLIAISSPIFIVIFSRILFQELITFKKGAGIILVLAGVLLLISKGTLSILLDISFAIGDIWMLAASILFAVYSILVKQKPKQLSISAFQLATFILGLIFLFPFFIWEHATTPSVVFDTAIVASILYVGIFASLSAFVLWHRSICIIGPSKAGMIYYTLPVFSGISAYFFLNEAISMIHFYSVLLIVSGIVITNHEAKKVSVGVHP
- a CDS encoding lactate utilization protein; protein product: MKTYWKKRLEQCRKSLEGNNFGACIADNRTDAKRIVIEDILPEIKAKSAAWGDSMTLRATAVLDEIRCNTDMDLIETFDPNISREESIERRRKALLVDFFLTGSNAVTETGQLVNLDMIGNRVGGITFGPKHGVIFVGRNKIVSDIETAKRRIKAYAAPVNAIQHPGFKTPCMKTAFCTDCKSPDRICNTWAITEKSFPAGRITVVLINEGLGL
- the trpB gene encoding tryptophan synthase subunit beta; the encoded protein is MTEEIRQYNVPDENGFFGKYGGKFLPPQLEKPFAEITEAYHNIENDATFIAELRYIRKHFQGRPTPVCHARTLSLKNGGAQIYLKREDLNHTGAHKLNHCMGEVLLAKYMGKKRVIAETGAGQHGVALATAAAYFGLECEIHMGEVDIAKQAPNVSRMKLLGAKVVPVTHGLRTLKEAVDSAFEAYLADYENSIYCIGSVVGPHPFPLMVRDFQHIVGIEAREQFHAMTGYLPDAVCACIGGGSNAIGIFSSFLNDPCELFGVEPLGRGEGVGENAATMSYGREGIIHGFKCYLLQNEDGSPAPVYSCASGLDYPGVGPEHCYLKDAGRVKYVTCSDDECKDVFFKLCRLEGIIPAIESAHAVAFALKKAREMKRGTILVNLSGRGDKDVDYVIENWGTGDPAEG
- a CDS encoding ABC transporter permease, producing the protein MNFKRMWVIFQARNREFFRDRSAFGWNLLFPFLIVVGFGIIFGGKDGSEFKVGIFPWNPAAVSIGQVDIPPAFKQTRYIKFIGFAALNEGLEKLRHHKIDFLIKAGDCPWQYWINDTSPNGYIAEKMFTAALAPDAIAAMAEKKQIQGAAIRYIDWLFPGILAMNMMFSALWGVGYVVVRYRKTGVLKRLKATPLTALEYLTAQMLSRIFVLMVTLIIVWIGCDAIFSFHVEGSYLNLLILFFLGGLSLTSVGLLLASRGTSEEFTSGILNFITWPMMFLSEVWFSMEGAPEWIKAFSQAFPLTHMLRAIRKIMNDGAGLMDVGVEMSALLVITAICLAAGAALFSWNK